Proteins encoded by one window of Swingsia samuiensis:
- the gap gene encoding type I glyceraldehyde-3-phosphate dehydrogenase, which produces MAVKVAINGFGRIGRLVLRAIIESGRSDIEVVAINDLGSVEVNAHLLAYDSVHRALPGKVRTEGSSLIIEANGRTYGPIKVSSERDPEKVPFQGVDVALECTGLFTARDKASALLKAGAKRVIVSAPSNDADATIVYGVNQDILKPDMKIISNASCTTNCLAPIAYVLDEAFGIEHGYMVTVHSYTGDQRTVDTLHKDPRRARAAALNIIPTSTGAARAIGLVLPHLKGKMDGTSIRVPTPDVSLVSFDFVPKKIPSSVEEVNEALRAASETKKLKGILDYTTEALVSTDFIHNAASSTFDATQTALIDGGKMVRVCSWYDNEWGFSNRMADTAVAFGNL; this is translated from the coding sequence ATGGCAGTAAAAGTCGCTATTAACGGTTTCGGCCGTATCGGACGTCTCGTATTACGAGCAATTATTGAAAGCGGGCGCTCCGACATCGAAGTTGTTGCCATTAATGACCTCGGTTCAGTGGAAGTTAATGCTCACCTTCTTGCCTATGATAGTGTTCATAGAGCATTGCCTGGCAAAGTGCGCACAGAAGGTAGCTCTTTAATTATTGAAGCGAATGGTCGTACATACGGACCAATTAAAGTTTCTTCAGAACGTGATCCTGAGAAAGTTCCATTCCAAGGCGTAGATGTTGCTCTTGAGTGCACAGGCCTTTTCACTGCACGTGACAAAGCTTCTGCTCTTCTTAAAGCTGGTGCAAAACGCGTGATCGTATCTGCTCCATCTAACGATGCAGATGCAACGATTGTTTATGGTGTGAACCAAGACATTCTCAAACCAGACATGAAGATTATTTCCAACGCTTCATGTACAACAAACTGCTTGGCACCAATTGCTTATGTTCTCGATGAAGCTTTTGGAATTGAGCACGGTTATATGGTCACGGTTCACTCTTACACGGGTGATCAAAGAACAGTTGATACTCTTCATAAAGACCCACGCCGTGCACGCGCAGCAGCGTTAAATATTATTCCAACGTCTACAGGTGCAGCACGGGCGATTGGGTTGGTTCTTCCTCATCTAAAAGGAAAGATGGACGGAACATCAATTCGTGTTCCTACGCCAGATGTTTCTTTGGTTTCATTTGATTTTGTACCAAAGAAGATCCCATCTTCTGTTGAAGAGGTGAATGAAGCATTGCGTGCAGCTTCTGAAACGAAGAAGCTTAAAGGTATTCTTGACTATACGACAGAAGCTTTAGTGAGCACGGACTTTATTCATAACGCGGCATCTTCAACCTTTGATGCGACACAGACAGCTCTTATTGATGGCGGTAAGATGGTTCGTGTTTGCTCATGGTATGATAACGAGTGGGGCTTCTCTAACCGTATGGCCGATACAGCTGTTGCTTTCGGGAACCTCTAA